A section of the Macaca thibetana thibetana isolate TM-01 chromosome 10, ASM2454274v1, whole genome shotgun sequence genome encodes:
- the LOC126964179 gene encoding copine-1 isoform X2 yields the protein MAHCVTLVQLSISCDHLIDKDIGSKSDPLCVLLQDVGGGSWAELGRTERVRNCSSPEFSKTLQLEYHFETVQKLRFGIYDIDNKTPELGDDDFLGGAECSLGQIVSSQVLTLPLMLKPGKPAGQGTITVSAQELKDNRVVTMEIEARNLDKKDFLGKSDPFLEFFRQRDGKWHLVYRSEVIKNNLNPTWKRFSVPVQHFCGGDPSTPIEVRCSDYDSDGSHDLIGTFHTSLAQLQAVPAEFECIHPEKQQKKKSYKNSGTICVKICRVETEYSFLDYVMGGCQINFTVGVDFTGSNGDPSSPDSLHYLSPTGVNEYLMALWSVGSVVQDYDSDKLFPAFGFGAQVPPDWQVSHEFALNFNPGNPYCAGIQGIVDAYRQALPQVRLYGPTNFAPIINHVARFAAQAAHQGTASQYFVLLLLTDGAVTDVEATREAVVRASNLPMSVIIVGVGGADFEAMEQLDADGGPLHTRSGQAAARDIVQFVPYRRFQNAPREALAQTVLAEVPTQLVSYFRAQGWAPLKPLPPSAKGPAQVPQA from the exons ATGGCCCACTGCGTGACCTTGGTTCAGCTGTCCATTTCCTGTGACCATCTCATTGACAAGGACATCGGCTCCAAGTCTGACCCACTCTGCGTCCTTTTACAGGATGTGGGAGGGGGTAGCTGGGCTGAG CTTGGCCGGACTGAACGAGTGCGGAACTGCTCAAGCCCTGAGTTCTCCAAGACCCTACAGCTTGAGTACCACTTTGAGACAGTTCAGAAGCTACGCTTTGGAATCTATGACATAGACAACAAGACACCAGAGCTGGGGGATGATGACTTCCTAGGGGGTGCTGAGTGTTCCCTAGGACAG ATTGTGTCCAGCCAGGTACTGACTCTCCCCTTGATGCTGAAGCCTGGAAAACCCGCTGGGCAGGGGACCATCACG GTctcagctcaggagttgaagGACAATCGTGTAGTGACCATGGAGATAGAGGCCAGAAACCTAGATAAGAAG GACTTCCTGGGAAAATCGGATCCATTTCTGGAGTTCTTCCGCCAGCGTGATGGGAAATGGCACCTGGTGTACAGATCTGAG GTCATCAAGAACAACCTGAACCCTACATGGAAGCGTTTCTCAGTCCCTGTTCAGCATTTCTGTGGTGGGGACCCCAGCACACCCATCGAG GTGCGATGCTCCGATTATGACAGTGATGGGTCACATGATCTCATCGGTACCTTCCACACCAGCTTGGCCCAGCTGCAAGCAGTCCCG GCTGAGTTTGAATGCATCCACCCTGAGAagcagcagaaaaagaaaagctacaaGAACTCTGGAACTATTTGTGTCAAGATTTGCCGG GTAGAAACAGAGTATTCCTTTCTGGACTATGTGATGGGAGGCTGTCAGATCAACTTCACT GTGGGCGTGGACTTCACTGGCTCCAATGGAGACCCCTCCTCACCTGACTCCCTACACTACCTGAGTCCAACAGGGGTCAATGAGTACCTGATGGCACTGTGGAGTGTGGGCAGCGTGGTTCAGGACTACGACTC AGACAAGCTGTTCCCTGCATTTGGATTTGGGGCCCAGGTTCCCCCTGACTGGCAG GTCTCGCATGAATTTGCCTTGAATTTCAACCCTGGTAACCCCTACTGTGCAG GCATCCAGGGCATTGTGGATGCCTACCGCCAAGCCCTGCCCCAAGTTCGCCTCTATGGCCCCACCAACTTTGCACCCATCATCAACCACGTGGCCAGGTTTGCAGCCCAGGCTGCACATCAGGGGACTGCCTCG CAATACTTCGTGCTGTTGCTGCTGACTGATGGTGCTGTGACCGATGTGGAAGCCACACGTGAGGCTGTGGTGCGCGCCTCAAACCTGCCCATGTCAGTGATCATTGTGGGTGTGGGTGGTGCTGACTTTGAGGCCATGGAGCAGCTGGATGCTGATGGTGGACCCCTGCATACACGTTCTGGGCAGGCCGCTGCCCGCGACATTGTACAGTTTGTACCCTACCGCCGGTTCCAGAAT GCCCCTCGGGAGGCATTGGCACAGACTGTACTCGCAGAAGTGCCCACACAACTGGTCTCGTACTTCAGGGCCCAGGGTTGGGCCCCACTCAAGCCACTTCCACCCTCAGCCAAGGGTCCTGCACAGGTCCCCCAGGCCTAG